From the Toxoplasma gondii ME49 chromosome VIIa, whole genome shotgun sequence genome, one window contains:
- a CDS encoding hypothetical protein (encoded by transcript TGME49_203150): MPAASDPSCSVIFEAQASHSPQSSPSNATTTETAGNGSSSPTSLPVAISSPVIGAPFCAGGASVEETAGHCASIRCPRGLAGSDAREDEGSSPEFSARMEEAKTEKVQTPSTRGGRRQTSAPDSSDARERSSTVLADVAAPVNGAVTPETLECMSTSEPSKDAFPKDTATYEASASPSLRACSGGGPSRRKDLQSPQGTSPRGTFGKGGPASDSSSKSEAPESESSSLSSPASVSGAARLAASSPDLPVSRAPASAASLSPRLIPDSTSSSSAHVATASPSSPRLEASPSASASIPSTFPSLSGFPSSTPHSASSPRALSPHKSSHALCGGGSSSPLSAAQHACAPSSRSSPASNPLSSPSSPSGPGSISASSPVHTPAARSSPGHPFQLSPRRLSPKALSPRSVSSCLASTSHACSILSPQTSPSGAGHPTGDPEFREDFPQSLDAISRLGFSTASASPGLLSSAPATYPPCCGTAQTSAHLSHSPSHAHSTPGSCASAHGFASPSSPRHHFSQLPGGAPPPGPGASGVQTVGGAGFSAASCCTCCGCSGECYIPNASALEASPESPWCTCSCHVQGNAIRIDLSMFTSTHLSEKAPGATSPGRYSLCGETSATHALLSGKGSPSRRFRLSPSRSSLSPSSSAAVVPSCLSPPQASSPSGSLSSSPRVECRSPGAAPEGRAEGERVGREEASLLLSPRREQAGVSPSQGASVSAVDAFERAEGPSPLEGGSRGVLVLPEAAISFKAAEGGRPLAGVCTLDKSARKGRHHGRPHFSGGESTLDAGGSPSSSLSSTFLPDEDLYGDSTGGVKSQNVPDTLSAIERIILPRHRASELASAESHMVSREARLGEGVSTGARPVSSSKDCRGHPQVAGAPRSEEASSLLVSAFVSDKENEQEAAEREATGGSGTSALTGEKEERQEERAERDETKPDRSRESGETSLARFQGEHGETEVRNEETETKHRETETRHREAQATASKTNRGRGVEDERRSASGWQSSSRGGEKAFDEGQEGLQGDKMLGKEDALLATVQLEKNQTSSEEAERDLRLFSLTDEAGRSGGGTGDTDSLKLACAFGAEQDARKESSFSGESHPNDGSSRGPAEGQLGNRQREYAVVSPEHDEAVTSSTSPEASLGAAVDDAFSGVSSHEVEESAERGTFEAERISHPRRAVVGLPTETEKRDEGREERRARAEEEPEARRDSDNDTRDEEAKEGDEREYALDTPFSLSYACTTCGGPGSGGAVDACQRRPSFPFSSLFGPSEPPQEEDPFGLRSTLSPTPPGSPTRAPSDADELVYVHLNPVTGERKEFSAVYFRKSNKIHFNGTPFTSVQTWVQWIEAGQLASPHFLAHLHCGDEEANADTENVERMQGDEGGGSAWLEHERKASYAAFLGNDEEAHLHFEEGDEDGKAVEGSFFYDRNSDAYCFSREKDGERDSSSSDSSSDSESSGDEDEGEEDIFDLYAGQRNLRSGGDAETRRSPTGKDETRERGDSLAEEEEEMEPEPLGGEERRGTWAASFGTDHLQRIGEVVFDRRGETADSRNCELREASEEPGENLSPTNRAGVGGYGAHAVGSAEALRGHKERKAEDQHARPEDGHPEGDGETKGGGETAVEALLRERRGMAAVETTEERTFPGTEVGLDYKTNAEEKRSSGCWGAEEEKGEEKSQASRQRSGESSPFPEQGAFPDLCVWTAEARETEKQEAAFVSSRFGSSPSSDTGEQETSQGGRSVSYDQDTDPFSIPLVDPFASWTASESVENSSGGGCGGGEEERRTLMIQKGEGASPNFAQSDGWAVFPSS, encoded by the exons ATGCCAGCTGCGTCGGATCCCTCTTGTTCTGTCATTTTCGAAGCGCAGGCCTCTCACTCGCCGCAATCTTCCCCGTCGAACGCCACCACAACCGAGACAGCTGGAAACGGGTCTTCGTCGCCCACCTCTCTTCCCGTCGCAATCTCTTCACCCGTCATCGGCGCGCCTTTTTGCGCAGGTGGGGCGTCTGTAGAGGAAACAGCCGGGCACTGTGCGAGCATCCGCTGTCCTCGTGGGTTGGCCGGCTCAGATGCTCGGGAGGACGAGGGGAGTTCGCCAGAGTTTTCTGCTAGGatggaagaagcaaagacagagaaggtgCAAACGCCCTCAACGAGGggcgggaggagacagacatcGGCGCCTGACTCTTCGGACGCGAGGGAGCGTTCGAGTACCGTCTTAGCTGACGTGGCGGCGCCCGTCAACGGAGCTGTGACTCCTGAGACACTCGAGTGTATGTCCACTTCAGAACCCAGTAAAGATGCTTTTCCGAAGGATACCGCGACCTATGAGGCGtcagcgtctccttccctgcGAGCCTGCTCTGGCGGCGGCCCGTCCCGGAGGAAGGATTTGCAGTCTCCACAGGGGACGAGTCCTCGTGGAACGTTTGGGAAGGGAGGACCGGCGTCGGATTCTTCTTCGAAGAGTGAAGCGCCAGAGAGCGaatcgtcttctctctcgtctcctgcgAGTGTATCGGGGGCCGCGCGTCTCGCCGCGTCCTCTCCCGATCTCCCCGTGTCGAGGGCGCCCGCTTCAGCCGCCTCTTTGTCGCCTCGCCTGATACCGGactcgacttcttcttcctctgctcacGTCGCCacggcttctccttcttcgccacGGCTGGAAGCCAGTCCGAGCGCGTCCGCGAGTATCCCCTCCacgtttccttcgctttctgggtttccttcctcgacgCCGCActcggcttcgtctcctcgggCTCTGTCCCCGCACAAGAGTTCGCACGCGCTCTGTGGGGGCgggtcttcgtcgcctttgtCTGCTGCACAGCATGCCTgtgcgccttcctctcggtCTTCACCTGCTTCGAATCCgctgtcttcgccttcgagcCCTTCGGGGCCGGGGTCGatctccgcgtcttctcccgtgCATACGCCCGCTGCGCGTTCCTCGCCAGGCCACCCGTTTCAGTTGTCTCCACGGCGGCTGTCCCCCAAGGCCCTGTCTCcccgctctgtctcctcctgtctcgctTCGACTTCTCACGCGTGTTCGATCCTCTCACCGCAGACGTCGCCTTCGGGCGCGGGACATCCGACCGGCGACCCCGAATTTCGCGAGGACTTTCCTCAGTCGCTGGACGCGATCTCGCGCCTGGGATTCTCCaccgcctctgcttctcccggcCTGCTCTCCTCAGCTCCAGCGACGTATCCGCCCTGCTGTGGGACAGCTCAGACGAGCGCTCACCTCTCCCATTCTCCTTCGCATGCACATTCGACGCCGGGGAGCTGCGCAAGTGCTCACGgcttcgcctcgccctcctcGCCGCGGCACCACTTCTCGCAACTGCCTGGCGGGGCCCCGCCTCCTGGACCTGGCgcttcgggtgtacagacagtcGGGGGCGCGGGGTTCTCGGCGGCGAGTTGCTGCACGTGCTGCGGATGCAGTGGGGAGTGCTACATTCCGAACGCGTCTGCACTGGAGGCGTCGCCGGAGAGCCCCTGGTGTACTTGTTCCTGCCATGTCCAAGGCAACGCGATTCGAATCGATCTCTCTATGTTCACCTCGACTCACCTTTCAGAGAAAGCACCTGGCGCCACGAGTCCAGGCCGATACAGCTTGTGTGGCGAGACGAgtgcgacgcatgcgctccTTTCGGGGAAGGGGTCTCCGTCCCGGCGTTTCaggctctcgccttctcgctcttctctctccccgtcgtcttctgcggcAGTGGTGCCTTCTTGCTTGTCGCCTCCgcaggcttcttctccttcagggtctctttcttcctctcccagAGTCGAGTGCCGGTCGCCGGGCGCTGCACCCGAAGGTCGAgcggagggcgagagagTCGGGAGGGAAGAGGCTTCCttgctgctgtctccgcgccgaGAACAAGCcggtgtgtctccttcgcagGGCGCCAGTGTCTCCGCGGTTGACGCCTTCGAGCGCGCCGAAGGCCCGTCGCCGCTCGAGGGCGGAAGCCGCGGCGTCCTCGTTCTGCCTGAAGCGGCAATTAGCTTCAAAGCGGCGGAAGGCGGGAGGCCCCTggcaggtgtatgtacactggACAAGTCTGCTCGGAAGGGTCGACACCACGGCCGTCCACATTTCTCTGGAGGCGAGTCGACTCTGGACGCGGGAGGAtcgccgtcttcctcgctctcttcgacGTTCCTACCAGACGAGGACCTCTATGGAGATTCAACAGGCGGTGTGAAGAGTCAGAATGTTCCTGACAC ACTTTCTGCGATTGAAAGGATCATTCTCCCGCGCCATCGAGCCTCAGAACTTGCGAGTGCAGAGTCGCATATGGTGAGCCGAGAGGCTCGCTTGGGGGAAGGCGTCTCCACGGGCGCGCgtccggtttcttcttccaagGACTGCCGAGGGCATCCTCAGGTCGCTGGCGCCCccagaagcgaggaggcgtCTTCGCTCCTCGTCTCGGCATTTGTCTCCGACAAGGAGAACGAacaggaggcggcggagagagaagccacaGGTGGGTCGGGGACCTCGGCGctgacgggagagaaggaggagagacaggaagagcgggctgagagagacgagacgaagcCCGATAGGAGCCGAGAGTCAGGGGAGACGAGTCTCGCTCGGTTCCAAGGAGaacacggagagacagaggtgagaaacgaagagacagaaacgaaacacagagagacagagacgagacacagagaggcacagGCGACCGCGTCGAAGACAAATCGAGGTCGAGGTgtggaagacgagagacggtCGGCATCGGGGTGGCAGTCCTCTtcgagaggcggagagaaggcgttCGACGAAGGGCAAGAGGGGCTACAGGGAGACAAGATGTTAGGAAAAGAGGATGCCCTGCTCGCAACTGTGCAACTGGAAAAAAATCAAACCTCATCTGAAGAAGCGGAGCGTGATCTAaggctcttctccctcacgGACGAGGCCGGCAGATCCGGCGGCGGGACTGGAGACACGGATTCCTTGAAGTTGGCTTGTGCCTTTGGCGCTGAACAGGACGCCAGGAAGGAGAGCTCATTTTCAGGTGAGAGTCACCCAAACGACGGCTCCTCCAGAGGCCCCGCAGAAGGTCAGCTCGGCaaccgacagagagaatACGCGGTCGTTTCTCCTGAACACGACGAAGCAGTGACTTCTTCCACGTCGCCTGAGGCCTCTCTGGGTGCAGCTGTCGACGACGCGTTCTCGGGCGTCAGTTCACATGAAGTTGAAGAGTCTGCCGAGCGAGGGACGttcgaggcagagagaatcTCCCACCCGAGAAGAGCGGTTGTCGGTTtgccgacagagacagagaaaagagacgagggaagggaagagagaagggcgagagcagaggaagaacccgaggcgagacgagacagcgacaACGACAcccgagacgaagaagcaaaagaaggTGACGAAAGAGAATATGCGTTGGACactccgttctctctttcataTGCGTGCACCACATGTGGAGGTCCAGGGTCTGGAGGCGCCGTCGACGCATGTCAGCGGAgaccttcgtttcctttctcctcgctcttcggtCCCAGCGAACCGccacaggaagaagacccGTTTGGGCTTCGATCCACACTGTCGCCGACGCCGCCAGGGTCTCCGACGCGGGCGCCGAGCGACGCCGACGAGCtcgtgtacgtacacctgaacCCGGTGACGGGGGAACGCAAGGAGTTTTCGGCAGTCTACTTTCGGAAGTCGAACAAGATTCATTTCAATGGGACGCCCTTCACGAGTGTGCAGACCTGGGTTCAGTGGATTGAAGCTGGGCAGCTGGCAAGTCCTCATTTTCTCGCTCATTTGCactgtggagacgaagaggcgaacgcCGACACCGAGAACGtggagcgcatgcaaggcgacgaaggaggcggctCAGCTTGGCTAGAGCACGAACGAAAAGCGAGTTACGCGGCCTTCCTCGGGAACGACGAGGAAGCTCACCTGCACTttgaggaaggcgacgaagacggaaaGGCGGTCGAGGGTTCGTTCTTCTACGACCGGAACAGCGACGCGTACTGCTTCTCGCgcgagaaggacggagagcGCGACTCGAGTTCGAGTGACAGCTCCAGCGACAGTGAGAGCAGCGGtgacgaggacgagggagaagaagacatctTCGACCTGTACGCGGGACAGAGGAATCTGAGGAGTGGCGGGGACGCCGAGACGCGTCGCAGTCCGACGGGGAAGGATGAGACGAGAGAGCGTGGAGACAGCTtggcggaggaagaggaagagatggAGCCCGAGCCTctgggaggagaagagcgacgaggtACTTGGGCTGCCTCTTTCGGAACTGATCACCTGCAGAGAATTGGAGAGGTCGTTTTCGACAGACGGGGGGAAACAGCGGACTCGAGAAACTGTGAGCTCAGGGAGGCCAGTGAAGAGCCGGGAGAAAACCTTTCACCGACAAACAGAGCAGGCGTGGGGGGTTAcggggcgcatgcagttgggAGCGCTGAAGCCTTGCGCGGCcacaaggaaagaaaggcggAAGACCAGCACGCTCGTCCTGAAGATGGACAtccagaaggcgacggagagacaaaaggcgGGGGCGAGACAGCTGTCGAGGCGTTGttgagagagcgacgagggaTGGCCGCTGTCGAGACAACCGAAGAGCGAACGTTTCCAGGGACAGAGGTGGGCTTGGATTATAAGACGaatgcagaggagaagcgctCCTCCGGCTGCTGGGGtgcggaggaagaaaagggggaagagaagtcTCAGGCGTCGCGACAACGCTCTGGCGAAAGTTCACCTTTCCCTGAGCAGGGCGCCTTCCCAGATTTGTGTGTATGGACAGCGGAGGCGCGGGAGACGGAAAAGCAGGAGGCagcgtttgtctcttctcgtttcggCAGTTCACCCTCAAGCGACACTGGAGAGCAAGAGACAAGTCAGGGAGGCAGAAGCGTGAGCTACGACCAAGACACCGATCCGTTTTCTATTCCTCTCGTCGACCCTTTTGCGTCGTGGACTGCGTCAGAAAGCGTCGAGAACTCGTCTGGTGGCGGCTGTgggggaggcgaggaagaacggcgGACTTTGATGATtcagaagggagaaggcgcgtCCCCGAACTTCGCTCAAAGCGATGGATGGGCTGTCTTTCCGTCCTCGTAG